ttgttttcagctcttgcaGATTTCAAGCTCGCTGTAACATTTTCTAAAGAAGAACTgagaactgaaaacaattaaaaatgtctaattaagcgaatgatcagttcaatgaagggtctagttcagtaattgagagctcagttggaatgaaaaccagcagacacagggggctccccccaggaccagggttaggaACCCCTGGTTTCTAAGACATTGAAACGAACGTATCTGGAATTACTTTTGAGGACCGGACGTTTTATTAGAGCGACGAGGTCTCGGGACTAAACTTTGATTCCGGGGAAGAGCTGAAGCATGCGAGGGTAAACCCCGACACACACTAATAAATCACTGTAAAGACTGCACTCGTATTGCACACACCCCCCCGCTTCTGCAGATCTTTCTGTACCTGTTGAACGGATAGTAAATGTGGAGACATTAGGTGAGGAAGCGACGTTACAAGAATGTGAATTTTTAGAGCAAAtgtacagttttcttttttgtttgtttcatttttgtcgATGTGAAGATAAAGTAAAGATGAATGTAAAAAATGAACCCAAAGCCTCATAACTGATTTGCATTCAGGACACGCTGTCCTCAagagtgttttaaaacaaaccgGTTAGCTGTTAAAAGTGTTTTGTATATTCTAGCACTGCTGTTGGAGATGCAGTTTTGACAGAACCACAGTGTTGTAGCAAACATGTATTGAAATCTGATTCCAAACTACAGCCATGGCCAGAAGTCTGCATCCCCTAGAATATTAGGATTaaggccaaaaaaaaaaccccagtatttcatgttagattttcgtTAAGCATGGAAAACCACAacacagtatgtaattcaatatgttaaggtaacattattcagcaggtttcatgtgactttatgaagccaaaCGAGTTCATTccacagggtgatgcaaaacttttggccagagctgcacatACAAATTGAAATGCATAACAGGTGTGGTCTTCAGAGTTATTTCAGTATGTGATCTACAGATACAGCTGGTTTCAGAGACCCTGATTATATCAGGTAAGACAGTCCTAGACATGTGCTAATTGTGGACTGCGAAACTAgatgtttattctttaaaataattgCCTAACTTAAAGCCTAATTTGGACAGCTGGTTTTAAATCACCAGTTacagaaaaaaactgaagttGTTGTAACTATTTACAAACAGGTAAagcaacactattattatttgtttatttagcagacgcctttatccaaggcgatttacagagactagggtgtgtgaactatgcatcagctgcagagtcacttacaattacgtctcacccgaaagacggagcacaaggatgttaagtgacttgctcagggtcacacaatgagtcagtggctgaggtgggatttgaaccgggaacctcctggttacaagcccttttctttaaccactggaccacacagcctccactgtAACATTGATTAAGGATCTCTCCCCTCTTCAAGAAGGTAACGATGCAGTGATTCAGTAAGAGGTACAAACACGCacttacaaaacatttttaaaaagcattatgTTTTAGAGCAACGTTTAATACAAAACAAcctgacatttattttattttttttaatgaagtgcaAAAATAAGTATCTCGCACAGCCAGTAACTGGACACTACTGACAGGGTTTCTGTAAAAGATTGAATTGTTTTTCCAGAGCTGATGAATTGATCAACATTTAAGTGTTTTATGCCACTTAAACATTTCTTAATCAAACAGAAAGTAGATTTTAAAATTGCAGTTCGGCCCTTTAATGAAAGTAGGATCAAATCAAATGTAAATGGGCTGGTATGGTAAAGCCTGAATCGTGTATTTAAACTAGTGAAACCTGCCAATAAAGATTTGTACAGTCATTTTAATACTTGATTACAGAGGCGTCTTCAATACGGAAGGTAGTTTTATATTGTTAACATGAGCAAAATAGGGCTGTAAAAACAGTGAAattaaaaaagtttttattatGAATTTATCGCACAATAGAGCTCCACCTGGTGGTTGGATATCGCAACAGCACTGCTCCTTTGGAAAGTTCAATGGAATGGTCTTAACTCTCCCGCTGAGAGTCCAGCACACGGTGAAGCGGGCTGGGGGAAGGGAAGTAACGCCTTCCTGGGCAGCTTCAGCCTCGGCTCCTGGGTTAGTCTTCAATGGGTGCGTGGATctgtggagagaggagagaggaggggggggggtgatttCACAACAGCAGCAGAGAGATCAGGACTCAAAACGACAGCCAAAAATACATCTTACTATGGAAGCTGTGGTCGCCTTTAATGGCACATATGTAATTTGTGGTGAGAAGTCTAACTGGGTCAGACAGACAGAGTCCCAACTGAAACAAATAGAAATCTGATTTCAAACCGCTTTCAAGTCAGTCCCAGGGGGGGAGACTGGCTGGGTACTCACTGCCTCCGCGATTACCGGCCAGTTCATCGCCATGACAACCCCGTCATCGGAGGAGGGCGGAGTCTCCAGGTTCCAGCAGGTCAGAGTGCTGAAGGTGGATCTGACCCGAAGTGACCGGTCctggaacagacagacagacaggcgtgAGGTCTCAGAAGCTGTACGCACTATGGCACCAGGTTAGAAGTTTCCtatcaatgtatattttataatgcatgcatTAAAGTTCACACACACGTGGTTGTACAATTTCTCaaacattcaaatttaaaaaacaccACACGCCCAAGCTGTGAATCTGCATTGTCTAACAAAATGCACTGTATCGACAAGCAAGCTCTGTGCTACTATAACCCCGGCTAGTTTGTTCTGCCCCTGATGTGAGTGGTCTGATCCGACTCCCTCCCCTCACCTCATCCTCAGAGACTGGCTTGTGGTCCTCCTTTAAAACCATGCCGCTGTACCCCTGGGGCACGCTGACCTCCTGACCTTTCAAGCCCCGCCCTCGGAACGACACCATCATCTCTGCAACACAAGAAGACAGGGTTCACACTGTACCGCACAGCACTGGAGAGCGGACACAGGTTTGAATACAGAGAGTTGAACTGGTCCGCTTTTCTACTTAATTGCAATgaatagtattttttaaatagtgcTGGTTTCTCACCGCTCTTGGTCTCCTTCACAGCTGGGCTGAAGTACCGGCCGACGCTGGCCGGTCCGTCGTGCTCGATCTCGCAGGGCAGCAGGTGGACGGAGTCTCCCCCCGCGCGCTGCAGGGATGCCAGGTCCAGCCGGATCACTCTGCTTCCAGACAtcctgacagacagagaaacaacATCAACGGCAAGTTCAGCAACGATCACAGTGCCTACCGGACATCACGCATGTCAACGCATCACACTGGGGCGTCCGCCATGGAAAAACTGCGACCCCAAAGTTATACCAAACACATCAAGAGAAACCAAAGATAAACTGGCACGGTTTAGaagttgttgggttttttttgtctaATAAATGCACCCCCAATCTCGCACAGCTCTCTATACTGTCAGTGTTATTAATATCATGACAGTACACTTTGAATACAGGCTGAATTAACGAAACATCAGACATCAATGTGATTAGCATTGAAAAACAACGCACCATTTAAACCACTCGCTATATCACTGAGCAACACAGTTACATGGAATTGACTgatgttttagttttattaaccgCACACAGGAAGTACACATTTCTCACTGTTTAACCCGTTACATTAAGGGTCATTGTCTTCATTTGAGGTCGGACTACTTAGTAATTTTTTTGGCACATTTTTAGCTGCTATCTTCACTCTCTTTAACTATGTACGGTAACTTTTAGTCTAATTGCGTTAACCGCAAACGTCACGTCTAAATATGatgtatcaaattacatcaaTACTGCTGGTGCTCCGATTTTGTTAAGAAATGGAATTAGGTACTgggttattaattattaatatttccTTTCCAAtaatcaaaatattttttgttaccaaggtcccaggttcaaatccaggctcaaatcccggctcagccaccgactcacaCAGTGTGGGACTCTGACTCAAGTCActttggaagtgactctgcagcagcagttgttgatgatgcatagttcaccccctagtctctgtaagtcgctttagataaaagcgtctgctaaatgactcattaataatattaataataatactatttctAATAAGCATCGTATTTATATCACTTACAGTTTAAATACGTAACTCGTACAATTTTGAACTGGGATGCGCATTTGCGTTTCGTTTTAATAATTATCACATTCGTAAACGCTTTGGCAGAGAGCTGCCCCGTTTTTAAAATGCGTCGTGTTTTACTCAATGCCGCTTTTAAACGAAAGACAGAAACGTTTAATTTTGCACGCTCTTCGCTTACCTGTCTCTCGGCTGCTCTCCACAGAAGTTTAGCTCTGAAATGACATCGTCACTTGGCGCCAGGCGGTTGCTGCTGCGCTGCAAGGGCTTGTGGGATTTGTAGTCTTTTACCGACGAGCGCTCTCCGAAACAAGCAGTGTGATCTTTGGATCAAGCAGTGACATCGTGCTGCCATGTAGCTGTGATCCTAGTATATTGTAATGTATTGATAAGGTAACCTTGCTGTTTTAACCgtacatattaaaaaacaagatTGTTAcatgacgttttttttttaattgtgctgcAATGCATTTTTTCCATGGTTGTCGTTCAATAACTTTGTTTAGCTGGTTAAATGACACGCACCAGCACACAAAGGTTCATTagtgatcaacaaaatgagaatactcagagaaactggagaggaacgggaaattaaaacaaggtgaAGGCGATCattcaaataaagctgaagcactaacggaaaACGACGCTGAACGTCAGTACAGCGCCGAAACactacgttttaaaaaaaacaaccctgtactctactgctgaacctcgtcttctttaatatcagcatcacaggggtatccgtggattataaaaaataataggatgggcctcttcagtgagtctcaggaaaacaattccatctcgggtttctgtgataGTTTATAAACTCCACCttcgctctcgtagtttatgacgtcacagaaccccctgatgaaattattttcctgtaacacactgaagcccatctattaatAATTATGTAATTAATAATCAGATCATTTAAAAGGACGCGTGGAATTATTTTCATAAACCAGACATTTTGCATCTTAAATGTCTTAAAGTTAAAGTAGTCCTCGTTATCATTATATAGCCTTCATATTGgcctaatttgtattttttacaatttttaaaaacgGTTTGTGCGAACTCTATCGAGTTGAAAAAGTTGCCCTTCCAAAACTTAAAAGACCTATATGCATTATGACATCGAGAAGAAACTTAGCATTGTGCCATTGAACACGCAGTTACTCGTTTCACGCTAGTTCTGTCCCATACACCGATTCGCGTATTCCTTTTTCAAAACAGACGGAGCGCACATTTATCACAGAAGTAAACGATTTCTGAAATGTTGCCTTGTATAGATTTATATCTGCACCTCTTAACCCCTTCGGGTACACAATCGAGCGCTTGTTGCTCAAACGGTTTCTTCATTAAATTATATTCGATTATAATCACGAGGAGGAAGCTGACAATTTGGACGACCAgatcattgcaaaaataagaacgtTCCCATCATTATATTTGTGGGACACACGTCTCTTGTACCTTAAAGGATTGAAATAAAGTCGGATGAGATGCTGGCTGGGTACGCGGTGTGGGGTGATCGTGAATAAATGAGGAACGGATTAAATCCGAGATGAGGGCCAGCCAAACTAATTATGTAAATGTTAATTGTTCTCGCGCCTTTCTTATTAATTCACCCCCGCGTTATGCAATGACTCCTTGAACTCGTCAATTGCTTAAATACCAGCTAACGTGGTTGCCTTTTGGATATCGaatcccattatatatatatatatatatatatataaaataaagtgtttGAAAAGGCTGTTGGCTTTCCTCAAACGCTGCCTAGAAAAGTCCCACAAGATAAACACACGCTAATAGTCTGAAATAATCGCGGGTCCGTGCAAGAAAGGCGCACCGCTGTTTAAGACGCACCTGGAGCCGCTTTCAGCTTTGACACGACCCGGTTAAGACACTTACACCTCCCCGGTGTTTTGTTGTGGTCATTTTCGTTCACATTTGCATCCAGGAAGTATTTTATTACACTCAGGCAGCCGCCGGCCCCCCGCTTAAGAGAACAAACGAGGTGCTAATTTGTTTCGGGTTAACGAGGGTTCCCGGCGCGCTAATCAGTAGAACCCATTAATTATCTTTACTGAGAGACGGTCCTGAGACACGAGGTGTAAATTACTCGACCGCCTCCTCTCCCCAGCTCACCGCGGGAGGCGCTAATTAATTGACAAAGAAAAGACGGCGTGTGAATCGAGGATGTGGATTCGGGCATTGGTGATGAAAACCGAAGAGTAACTTTTTTACAAAACCCATGTGATGTCATGTGTTCAGACAAAGGCCAAAGCGAACGGAATGACGTTTCCTTGACATGTTTTATAATttcgtgtaataataataataataataataataataataataataatcttgcacACACATACCACCCTGCCCCACCGAACAACCCTTTGTGTCAATGCCATGCTGTTTATCTTCTGTGACCATAGGGGGCGGTACGAGACTACCGGAGACGATGGCAAGGCGCTGCAGTGTCTTTAAAAGAGTCAAGGCTGCCGCTGTGCAGAAACACATGATTTTCAATACCAGCAGGAGCCGCAAGAGGGCGAAataacacgcacgcacacacacagtcatttaCTGCAAATCGAGGCGTTCTGTACTGGTCACAAGTTGAAAAAGAAGCAAGGGTACAACTTGAATCCAGGCGTCTGTTTACAGAGTTATTAAAACactgtctttatttaaaaatgtttccatGGATACAATAatagctgcccccccccccccccccaaaaaaaaacgtTTCAGACGACGTTGTTTTGGAACCCCGCAACATTCCAGGCCAACTACAAACGcttatcaaactttatttaaacaaaccacAATACTACGTCGAACCTTGTTTTTATAACCCATTTGATCATTCAATTAACTTTAGTACACAGACCCAGGGGGTCAACAATAAAAATGAGAATTTTGCCTTTACAAGTGGCGGCCCAAAAAATCAAATATTGGCTACAGAAGTCGTTTCACCTTTAAGGAAACGACTATTTGCAGATATTTTTATGTAATCAATATAAAGCAATGCATTGCATGCGAGCAATAGCGTGCAGCTGTGTGGAGTAAGGGTAGGACTGCATAATGAATTGAAAACTTACAAACCAAACCGGGCTCGTTGAATGTTCAGTGTTTAGTGCATCTAGAATAACGTTCGGTGTGTACACAATATCACACAGGCTAATCCCAGCTAAACAGTTACTGAGCAAAAAAACATATCGcggtataaatacagtataagaaACTATAGGACTCAATCAAATAGGCCTATATAGAACAAGCCTTCATCTACTCGACTTAAATGTCACTTAACAGCGTTTAAAAATCTGTAAAACTAGGAACGCAGTGTAACAGTGccattttgtgttatttaaatggtgtACACGTTACAGAAAGttacaagtaaaaaaaagtttacttttgCCATTTTCCGCAGTTTTACAGATTTTTGTTGTTTACAGGCATTTACCTCAAACAATACCCAATAATTGAAAttattttgtgtgagtgtgtgtgttttaaagtatTTCTACTATTAGCATGAGTACATTCTGTCTGAATCATAATGTGGCCTTTCTCGAAACCAGACTTCAGCTGCGCATTGCGCAGTCGGTCGCCTGGGAGTCGCCGGCTCTGGTGACGGTGTGACGCGTATTTACGCCCCGCCTCACCTCTCCAATGTACTGATCCGGGTCCCTTACCAAGGTTAAACAATAGACTGATGGGCTATCTCTATCCGCGCCTCTGCTAGGACCGCTGAAACAATCCGTCTCGTTGTCTTTTCACGATTTAAAAGCCAAGCTGTTGagcaaacaccccccccccccccctctccacaaacacacacactctctcccttctcccccaGCACAGAGACCAAGTCAGCCTTGGTCGGTACACCTTGCCACTTTACCTGTACAATTCAGCCTCTCCGGTTTTAAATTTCAAAGAACCGTTTTGTATTTAGTTCGGGGTATTTAATCCCCTCTTTGAAAAAAGATAACGAGCATTCATTGATTGCATTTGTATTATCCACGACCTGACAGTATGATTGTATGCAACATTGTAAGTTAAATACAGGAAAATCCACGTGGGGTCACACATGAATCTGATAacaaaagtttttatttaaagtaAACCTTATTCCTAGTTGGTTCATTAAAGGTCTcctgattttaataaaaacatgaacaCATTGGATTTGAATACGtagaaattatattaaataatgtttattaagaacataaaaacatttactaacgagaggaggcccatctaagctcgtccggttctgagcagctgattgatctcagaacattgtcaaaggatcccagtgattcagcctcaacaacatggctaggtaacccattccatcccctccccactctctgtgtgaagaagagtctccttcaacaacatggctaggcaacccattccatcccctccccactctctgtgtgaagaagtataCCAAGTTTTTTAGTTTTATATAAGGAAACATATAAAGTGTGGCATACATAGGACTACACCCACTATATCCCTGTCGCTTGACATTCCCTCCCTGCGGGGAATAATAGGAGGaacagaatggattttaaagcccaGGTTATCAGTGTACTGTATAGGAACTGTCTAAGCCAATGGGGAGGGGGAATGATTTGAATTCAATGCAGTTCaattcaggattttattttaacctgATAAGATTCCTAGAGATATCAGATCTCCTTTCATTGGGGTTACTAACAGGGTCTGCTTCTGTATTTAATGGTTTCTCTGAAAGACAGGGGCAGTATAAGATGGAGATTTTGACTACATATTTACTGTGGCAGTTGCCCTTTAATAAAACTACCTCTGAGTTTATTTGCCGAGCTAGTCTattgacacatttttatttttctgttaggCACACTTGTACAATTGTGTTAATTTAATGGTCATTTTTCCTTCttgcacacatatatatatttttaatgtcagCACTAATCTTTAAATACTTATCAGATGTCATAActggagttttaaaaaaaaattgattcacAGTTGGAAGAAATTCAAATGAACGCTGAAGTGGGCTTGCATGGAAAAAAAAGGACAGGAAATATACTGTCAGGACAATATT
The sequence above is a segment of the Acipenser ruthenus chromosome 51, fAciRut3.2 maternal haplotype, whole genome shotgun sequence genome. Coding sequences within it:
- the LOC117967874 gene encoding ribonuclease H2 subunit C — encoded protein: MSGSRVIRLDLASLQRAGGDSVHLLPCEIEHDGPASVGRYFSPAVKETKSEMMVSFRGRGLKGQEVSVPQGYSGMVLKEDHKPVSEDEDRSLRVRSTFSTLTCWNLETPPSSDDGVVMAMNWPVIAEAIHAPIED